Proteins co-encoded in one Medicago truncatula cultivar Jemalong A17 chromosome 8, MtrunA17r5.0-ANR, whole genome shotgun sequence genomic window:
- the LOC25500090 gene encoding nucleoside diphosphate kinase 1: protein MAEQTFIMIKPDGVQRGLVGEIISRFEKKGFYLKGLKFLNVERAFAEKHYADLSAKPFFSGLVEYIVSGPVVAMIWEGKNVVTTGRKIIGATNPAQSEPGTIRGDFAVEIGRNVIHGSDSVESANKEIGLWFPEGPAAWQSSLHSWIYE, encoded by the exons ATGGCCGAACAAACTTTCATCATGATCAAGCCTGATGGTGTTCAAAGAGGACTC GTTGGTGAGATTATCAGCAGGTTTGAGAAGAAGGGTTTCTACTTGAAAG GTTTGAAATTCTTGAATGTGGAGCGTGCTTTTGCTGAGAAGCACTATGCTGATTTGTCTGCAAAGCCTTTCTTCAGCGGATTGGTGGAGTACATTGTCTCTGGCCCTGTTGTTGCCATGATTTGGGAAGGGAAGAATGTTGTGACTACTGGCAGAAAGATTATTGGTGCCACAAACCCTGCTCAATCCGAGCCTGGAACTATTCGTGGTGACTTTGCTGTTGAGATTGGGAG GAACGTTATTCACGGAAGTGATTCTGTTGAAAGCGCCAACAAGGAAATTGGTTTGTGGTTCCCTGAGGGACCTGCTGCATGGCAAAGCAGCCTCCACTCGTGGATTTACGAGTAA